The proteins below are encoded in one region of Chaetodon trifascialis isolate fChaTrf1 chromosome 11, fChaTrf1.hap1, whole genome shotgun sequence:
- the lamc2 gene encoding laminin subunit gamma-2, whose product MMKSGWISLCGLLAAVCAAQATYTYYSILRCDCNGRSRYCLRDSWGLHCVDCQGNTEGRHCERCKAGFYLQGAGLSCTHCGCNPTGSVSATCDSRGRCSCKEGVTGEKCDRCPDGPIGPNGCSQRRQLREDSGSSTRPCFCFGHSSSCSLQSGYSVHSITSTFTNGPEGWKTTTAQSVAPKDIHFRWSPKHQDLEVISKSSLPVYLSAPAPYLGNHLLSYGQNFSFSLRLDRGVRHPSTNDVILEGGGLRVSASLGDLRSIVPCGQKIKYSFRLDEQPGSRWKPQISSFQFQTLLQNLTAIKIRAVFGENGRGYLDNVQLVSAQRGDGVPARWVQTCSCPPGYEGDFCERCSAGFRRRVPADGAFSPCQPCSCRGGSCDPQTGDCYSADETTGELSCSEGFYRDPWQPRTCAKCPCPDGVSCSLPAGSLEPRCEHCPTGSTGPRCDVCQEGFYGDPAGSAGVQRPCRPCKCNGHIDISVAGSCDRSSGECLKCVNNTKGRSCEDCVVGFYHSRATDACKPCNCDIQGSESRQCDDLGRCRCRPGFEGLRCQRSNCPACFSPIKSKMETYAAKLKELETLFSDMDGGLRPANSAEMEATLRATEELVDDLQANAELLAGLERSLQGRLSSISRSQLSEEQDIQNIADAADDIKWQQQTYKMKVEEVRTLMEEMKGKLDKARTDLRSAEFPLADAPAGPNFLSPLVQTAGRLADEHQTAADAVERSAADALSDSQKSLALVRSLMNKENKVKELIGDLKTMYDQTSAQVKGLESQATRLSAEAKDETRMADGMLKDIANMERGIPSSLKEGVDAMVSRLGDLKEKVDRDIPGFEALQNGVQRDMAATQDLLAKGKAAQQDFNKLLDRVNVAKADAKGALERISSNTNELDDALNTLKGFDQQIDGSRALADAAIKRLPGINGTIQQAVKNNAETLSLLRDVSNDYDNALGTISMLENMVNSLEGTVGSLPPHAGLVNEATNLNQDAKDLRTKAVDAAGDLNFELEAARRLEADAEQAAVGAAAALNNAKQTRSAVGQALRDINALLANMNQSGVVDEKRLKQLEDSLAGAQRDVEGQLRPRLRDMEQQEAAQRRRLTDINLDIDTILGDIANLEDILKAVPSGCYNSPPIEEA is encoded by the exons ATGATGAAGAGCGGCTGGATTTCCCTCTGCGGGCTCTTGGCTGCGGTTTGTGCCGCCCAGGCGACCTACACATATTACT CCATACTGCGTTGTGACTGCAATGGCAGATCTCGGTACTGCCTTCGGGACTCCTGGGGTCTGCACTGTGTCGACTGTCAGGGAAACACAGAGGGCCGACACTGCGAGCGCTGCAAGGCCGGCTTCTACCTGCAGGGGGCGGGACTGAGCTGCACGCACTGCGGCTGCAACCCCACCG GTTCTGTCAGTGCCACATGtgacagcagggggcgctgcagctgcaaagaAGGCGTCACCGGGGAAAAATGCGACCGCTGCCCAGACGGACCGATCGGACCGAACGGCTGCTCGCAAAG acGTCAGCTCAGAGAGGATTCTGGGAGTTCGACTCGGCCGTGTTTCTGTTTcggccacagcagcagctgttctctgcagtctggttaCTCCGTCCACAGCatcacctccaccttcaccaaTG gtcCGGAGGGCTGGAAGACGACGACAGCGCAGAGCGTCGCCCCCAAGGACATTCACTTCCGCTGGTCACCAAAACACCAGGACCTGGAGGTGATCTCCAAAAGCAGCCTGCCGGTTTACCTGTCCGCCCCAG ctccttacCTGGGGAATCACTTGCTGAGTTATGGCCAGAACTTCTCCTTCTCGTTGCGTCTGGACCGTGGCGTCCGCCACCCGTCCACCAATGACGTGATCCTGGAAGGTGGCGGTCTGCGAGTCTCCGCCTCGCTGGGTGACCTGCGGTCCATCGTCCCCTGTGGACAGAAGATCAAGTACAGCTTCAG ACTGGACGAGCAGCCTGGCAGCAGGTGGAAGCCTCAGATCTCCTCTTTCCAGTTCCAGACGCTCCTGCAGAACCTCACCGCCATCAAGATCCGAGCAGTGTTTGGCGAAAATG GACGTGGTTACCTTGACAATGTGCAGCTGGTGTCGGCACAGCGTGGAGACGGAGTCCCGGCCCGCTGGGTCCAGACCTGCAGCTGCCCCCCGGGGTATGAGGGCGACTTCTGTGAGCGCTGCTCAGCTGGATTCAGGCGCAGGGTCCCTGCAGACGGAGCCTTCAGCCCCTGCCAACCCTGCAGCTGCAGGGGGGGCAGCTGCGATCCGCAGACCGGAGACTGCTACTCTGCCGACGAGACCACCGGAGAGCTGAGCTGCTCTGAGGGGTTTTACCGTGACCCCTGGCAGCCTCGCACCTGTGCAAAGTGTCCCTGTCCGGACGGAGTGTCCTGCTCGCTGCCTGCTGGATCACTGGAGCCCCGTTGTGAGCACTGCCCAACCGGAAGCACAG GTCCTCGCTGTGATGTCTGTCAGGAGGGTTTTTACGGTGACCCTGCAGGGTCCGCTGGTGTGCAGCGACCCTGCAGGCCCTGCAAATGTAACGGTCACATTGACATCAGTGTGGCGGGAAGCTGCGATCGCAGCAGTGGTGAATGTCTGAAGTGTGTGAACAACACGAAGGGACGGAGCTGTGAGGACTGCGTGGTGGGTTTCTACCACAGCCGAGCCACCGACGCCTGCAAAC CATGCAACTGTGACATTCAGGGCTCTGAGTCCAGACAGTGTGATGATTTGGGTCGCTGCCGGTGCAGACCTGGTTTTGAGGGTCTGAGGTGCCAACGGTCCAACTGTCCTGCCTGTTTCAGCCCCATCAAGTCAAAG ATGGAGACTTACGCTGCCAaactgaaggagctggagaCTCTGTTCTCAGACATGGACGGAGGTTTGAGGCCTGCCAACAGCGCTGAGATGGAGGCCACTctgagagccacagaggagctgGTGGACGACCTGCAGGCCAACGCCGAGCTGCTCGCAG GATTGGAGAGGAGCCTGCAGGGTCGCCTCTCATCTATCAGCAGGAGTCAGCTGTCTGAGGAGCAGGACATCCAAAACATCGCTGACGCCGCAGACGACATCAAATGGCAGCAGCAGACGTACAagatgaaggtggaggaggtTCGGACTctgatggaggaaatgaaaggcAAACTGGACAAAGCCAGGACcgacctcagatcagct GAGTTTCCTCTTGCAGATGCTCCTGCGGGTCCAAACTTCCTGTCCCCTTTGGTGCAGACAGCTGGCAGGCTGGCTGATGA ACATCAGACAGCGGCTGATGCTGTGGAGCGAAGCGCCGCCGACGCTCTGAGCGACTCTCAGAAGAGTCTGGCTCTGGTCCGGAGTCTGATGAACAAAGAGAACAAAGTCAAAGAGCTGATCGGAGATCTGAAAACCAT gtatGATCAGACCTCAGCCCAGGTGAAGGGCCTGGAGAGCCAGGCGACCCGGCTGAGCGCTGAGGCCAAAGATGAGACCAGAATGGCAGATGGGATGCTGAAAGACATCGCCAACatggagcgaggcatcccatCATCCCTGAAG GAGGGGGTGGACGCCATGGTTTCCAGGCTGGGTGATCTGAAGGAAAAGGTGGACAGAGACATCCCAGGCTTTGAGGCACTGCAGAACGGCGTGCAGCGAGACATGGCCGCCACTCAGGACCTGCTGGCCAAGGGCAAGGCCGCCCAACAG GACTTCAACAAGCTGCTGGACAGAGTCAATGTCGCCAAGGCCGACGCCAAAGGTGCTCTGGAACGCATCAGCAGCAACACCAACGAGCTGGACGACGCCCTGAACACCCTGAAAG GGTTTGACCAGCAGATCGACGGCAGCAGAGCTCTGGCCGACGCTGCCATCAAGCGTCTTCCCGGCATCAACGGCACCATCCAGCAGGCTGTCAAGAACAATGCTGAGACGCTGTCCCTCCTGAGAGACGTGTCTAATGATTACGACAACGCACTGGGAACCATCAGCATGCTGGAGAACATGGTCAACAGTCTGGAG gGAACAGTTGGATCTCTGCCGCCTCATGCTGGTCTAGTCAATGAAGCCACAAACCTGAACCAGGACGCAAAGGATCTGAGGACGAAGGCGGTCGATGCAGCCGGAGACCTGAACTTTGAACTGGAAGCTGCCAGGAGGCTGGAGGCTGACGCTGAGCAG GCggctgttggagctgctgcagcgttGAACAATGCCAAACAGACCAGAAGTGCTGTGGGACAAGCACTGAGAGACATCAACGCTCTGCTGGCCAACATGA ACCAGTCCGGCGTTGTGGATGAAAAGCGTctgaagcagctggaggacTCTCTGGCCGGCGCTCAAAGAGACGTGGAGGGTCAGCTGAGGCCTCGGCTCAGGGacatggagcagcaggaggccgCCCAGCGACGCCGGCTGACCGACATCAACCTGGACATTGACACCATCTTGGGAGACATCGCGAACTTAGAGGACATCCTGAAGGCCGTCCCCAGCGGCTGCTACAACAGCCCGCCCATTGAGGAGGCCTGA